CACCACCGCACCAAGTCACAAGCAAGAGTAGGAGCTCGATCACCGAGTGTTAGCTCTCGTAGATCGCAAGTGTTTCGTTTCCACGGTGCAGTTTCAGCAAGTCGGCAATGGCTACGATTGCTCTGGTAGTAGTGGCCATGGTGCTCAGCCTGGCGCAGCTCTCCGCCGGGAGCAGGAGGCTGATGGAGCTGTACGTACCTCCGGAGAGCGACCGGCTCACGTACCACCAGGGCGGCGTGCTCAGCGGCGACATCCCCGTGTCCATCCTCTGGTACGGCAAGTTCACGCCCGCGCAGAGGTCCATCGTCTCCGACTTTGTCGTCTCGCTAAACTCCGCGCCTGACGGGGCCGCCACGCCCTCGGTCGGGCAGTGGTGGGGCACCATCGAGCAGCTCTACCTGTCCAAGGCGGCTGCCGCCAACGGCGAGGCCGCCGCCACGCACGTTCTCCTCGCCGAGCAGGTGACCGACGAGCAGTGCTCCCTCGGCACGTCGCTCACCCTGGCCCAGATCGACCAGCTCGCCGCGAGCATCGGCGCCAAGAAGGGCGGCATCGCGCTGGTGTTCACCGACGAGGACGTCGCCGTGGAGGGCTTCTGCAGCAGCCGGTGCGGCAGGCACGGGTCGTCCGCCGGCGACGACTCCACGCACATCTGGGTCGGCAACTCCGTGAAGCAGTGCCCCGGGCAGTGCGCGTGGCCGTTCGCGCAGCCGCAGTACGGGCCGCAGCGCGCGCCCCTGGTGGCGCCCAACGGCAACGTCGGGATGGACGGCATGGTGATGGTCCTCGCCACCATGGTGGCCGGCACCGTGAGCAACCCGTACGGGGACGGCTACTACCAGGGCCCCAAGGGCGCGTCCCTGGAGGCGTGCACGGCGTGCCCCGGCGTCTACGGCAGCGGCGCGTACCCGGGCTACGCCGGCAACCTGCTCGTCGACCCCACCACCGGCGCTAGCTACAATGCCAACGGCGCCAACGGGAGGAAGTACCTGCTCCCGGCATTGTACGACCCCGCCACGGCCTCCTGCAACACGCTTGTCTAGTCCGGTGCGTCCATCCGGGCACGTACGGACTTTCCCTGTACGCTTGAGAAGTTGTACATAGTGTAACGTGTTGGAAGAAATGAAAATTGCTTCGTTCGTTTATATTGGCATAAGTTCCGGCCCATAAGAACTTCGTTTTTCCTCATCAAAAAATAAAATGCGAACCAATGTGTGGTTTGATGGTCAGAGGGACATTGTTATCCTTAGCCCACCATTATTTAAGTCATGGTGCTCGCattatttttgaatttatttTAGGATTTTCGGCGATGCactttcagtgggaggagatgttcttgtcgatgacgaggcgcctacgatgacttcgtaaatctcaaaATGATTTGCCGGTTCAGTATCTCGAAGATGCTCATATTGTAGGGTGTGCGCGTGTCCTTTCATAGAGGGTGAATGTATGCACGTATGTA
The sequence above is a segment of the Aegilops tauschii subsp. strangulata cultivar AL8/78 chromosome 6, Aet v6.0, whole genome shotgun sequence genome. Coding sequences within it:
- the LOC109757411 gene encoding protein PHOSPHATE-INDUCED 1, whose product is MATIALVVVAMVLSLAQLSAGSRRLMELYVPPESDRLTYHQGGVLSGDIPVSILWYGKFTPAQRSIVSDFVVSLNSAPDGAATPSVGQWWGTIEQLYLSKAAAANGEAAATHVLLAEQVTDEQCSLGTSLTLAQIDQLAASIGAKKGGIALVFTDEDVAVEGFCSSRCGRHGSSAGDDSTHIWVGNSVKQCPGQCAWPFAQPQYGPQRAPLVAPNGNVGMDGMVMVLATMVAGTVSNPYGDGYYQGPKGASLEACTACPGVYGSGAYPGYAGNLLVDPTTGASYNANGANGRKYLLPALYDPATASCNTLV